The following proteins are encoded in a genomic region of SAR202 cluster bacterium:
- a CDS encoding extradiol dioxygenase, producing the protein MIMGVHTLVYTKDAEADRAFFRDVLGLDNVDSGGGWLIYALPPAEMSVHPLDEPFHEMYLMCDDIDATLEDLKRKGVNVTQAATDQPRGRIARIGLPSGTELGIYQPKHKMAIKPAPRAPR; encoded by the coding sequence ATGATAATGGGCGTACACACACTCGTTTACACGAAGGATGCCGAGGCTGACCGGGCCTTCTTTCGCGATGTTCTGGGGCTCGACAATGTGGACTCCGGCGGCGGCTGGCTTATCTACGCTTTGCCGCCTGCGGAGATGAGCGTCCACCCGTTAGACGAGCCGTTCCATGAGATGTATCTCATGTGCGACGACATCGACGCGACGCTCGAAGATTTGAAGCGCAAGGGCGTCAACGTGACGCAGGCTGCGACCGACCAGCCCCGGGGACGGATCGCCCGCATTGGTCTACCGAGCGGGACGGAGCTCGGTATCTACCAGCCCAAGCACAAGATGGCGATTAAGCCAGCACCCCGTGCGCCCAGGTGA